CAGCGCCCAGAAAGGCGGCGACCTGGGCACCTTTGGGCGCGGCCAGATGGTGGGCGCGTTCGACTCGGTGGCCTTCTCGCTCCCGGTGGGCGAGATCTCGCAGCCGGTGGAGACGCAGTTCGGGCTGCACCTGATCCAGGTGCAGGAGCGCACGGGCGACCAGGTGAAGGCGCGCCACATCCTGCTCCCCATCGGCAAGTCCGAGGCGGAGCTGGCCAAGCTGGACGTGCGGGCGGACTCGCTGCGCACCCTGGCGGAGCGCTCCGGGATGGACCGCGCGGCCCGCGCAGTGGGCGCCACCCTGCGCCGCGGCGTCACGGTGACCGAGTCGCTCCCGGTGATCCCCGGCGTGGGCCCGGCGCAGGAAGCGCTGAACTGGGCCGCCAACCCCGGCGAGAGCGAGGACGGCAAGCCGGTGATGAGCGACGTCTTCGAGAACGACAACGCGCTGTACGTGCTCCAGCTGGAGAGCTACGCCCCCAAGGGCCGCATGACGCTGGCCGAGGCGACGCCGCAGATCCGCCGCGACCTGATCGTGCGGAAGAAGCGCGCGCAGGCCCGTGTGGCCGGCGAGAAGATGGTGGCCGAGGTGCGCGCCGGGCGCCCGCTGGCGCAGGTGGCTGCCGCGCGCGGGTTGACCGTGGGCGTGGCCGGGCCCTTTGCCCGCGTGGAGCCGAACCCGATCCTGGGGCAGGCCAACGCTGCGATCGGCGCGGCGTTCGGCACCCCCGTGGGCCAGGTGAGCAGCGTGGTGGAGACGCCGACAGGCCTCTTCATCATCCGCCCCACGCAGCGCGTGCCCGCGGACCGCAAGGCGTGGGAGGCGCAGAAGGAGCAGCAGCGCGCAAGCGTGAGCTACCAGATGCAGCAGGGCACCATCGAGCGCTGGCTGCAGAGCGCGCGCCGCAACGCCGATATCGAGGACAAGCGGGAGAAGCTCGGGGTTTCCTGACCCGCGGCCGACGGCTCGCTGGACGATTCGCCGCCCGCTCTCCGTGATGGAGGGCGGGGCGGTTTTTGGTGCCCCCTCCCCCCGGCCCCCTCCCCCGCACTGCGGGGGCGCAGGGCGTGGGAGGGGGAGAACTGCTGGGTGCGTTGCGCAGATCCGGTAGGGGCGCGATTTATCGCGCCCGTGGGCGGCGCGGCTCGGGGGTCAGGTCACGCGTTAAGGCTCGTTAGAGACGCATGGTTGTGAATGCGTCCTCCCCTTTTGTACGTTCCCCGTTCGGGTCCGTGCACCCGCCTCCCACATACCCGCAGCAGGAGCCTCCCATGCGACGCACGCTGGCACTTGTCCTCGCCTGTTCCGCGATCCCGGGGGCGCTGGTGGCGCAGACGGTAGCGGGTACGCTGGTGGCGGCGGACCGGGGGACGCCGCTCGCCGGGGCCACCGTCACGCTGCTGGATGAGGGCGGGCGGGCGGTGGCGGCCGCTTCGAGCAGGGCGAACGGGGGCTTCACGCTTACCGCGCCCGCCGCGGGACGGTACCGGGTGCGCGCGGAGCGGGTGGGCCACGCATCCACGCTCTCCGCGCCCTTCTCCCTGGCGGCGGGGGAGACATTCACGCTGCGGCTGGCGGCGGAGAGCGGGGGGGTGCAGCTCGAGGGGATCAAGGCGGTCGCCGGCGACCGCGGGTGCGTGGTGAACCCGCGCGCCGGTGCCCGCACCGCCGCCGTGTGGGAGGAGACGCGCAAGGTGCTCTCCGCCACGCGGCTGTCGGAGAGGAGCGCGGGCACCCTCTACACCATTCGCCGCTTCCGCCGGGAGCTGGATGCTTCCACGTCGATGACGCGGGCCGCGCAGGAGGACACCACGCGTGGCCGGAGCCTCGTCCCCTTTCGCAGCCTGCCGCCGGATGAGCTCGCGCGCGACGGCTACGTGCGGCGCGAGGGGCGCGACAACGTGTTCTTTGCGCCCGACGCGCAGGTCCTTCTCTCGGACGAGTTCCTGGACGGGCACTGCTTCCGCGTGGTGCCGGGAAGCGGC
Above is a genomic segment from Longimicrobium sp. containing:
- a CDS encoding SurA N-terminal domain-containing protein yields the protein MMEFIRSKAGKFIIFPTVVFFLLFMVWGIIAETGRSAPNELGSVNGEPITLLAYQNAVETLTQQAQQGGTTRITPEEQRQIRERAWDELVTDALLRQEMERRGINVTDGEIVLAARSFPHPQISQQEIFQSNGQFDIRKYQSFLASPQASDELLAQIEGYYRAMLPRMKLQRQLAAGARVTDAELWRAFQDQNERATVEYVALDLSKLAPGQVNVTDAEVRDFFRDNPDRFERPRTARLTVAFIPKNLTDADKQAAVQNALRIRQELVGGGDFAAIAARESQDPGSAQKGGDLGTFGRGQMVGAFDSVAFSLPVGEISQPVETQFGLHLIQVQERTGDQVKARHILLPIGKSEAELAKLDVRADSLRTLAERSGMDRAARAVGATLRRGVTVTESLPVIPGVGPAQEALNWAANPGESEDGKPVMSDVFENDNALYVLQLESYAPKGRMTLAEATPQIRRDLIVRKKRAQARVAGEKMVAEVRAGRPLAQVAAARGLTVGVAGPFARVEPNPILGQANAAIGAAFGTPVGQVSSVVETPTGLFIIRPTQRVPADRKAWEAQKEQQRASVSYQMQQGTIERWLQSARRNADIEDKREKLGVS